The Myxocyprinus asiaticus isolate MX2 ecotype Aquarium Trade chromosome 6, UBuf_Myxa_2, whole genome shotgun sequence region CTAGCGAATCAGAAGGCTTCTTTATGTGGCGTTTCATGGACGTGGATTATGATAaatgtgaatgaacgtgcacgcGCGCTCAATTTACAaacgtttggaattcactaacatataCCAGTTGTACTAACAAATATGGGGAATACGAAGCTTTTGTGAATCCGGCAGAAAGTTTTTGGGAAGCTCAATTTTACGCggaaattactcccaattctTTCGTGTATATTTACAAacttttcatgaatgaggcccatatttttttaaagtggggggaatagatttatgaaaaatatttaaagtgggctcacattgaccgATCTAATAACAGTGGAGATGTatatgtttatagaatacttgagatgttatgaaatgccaaatatgtttgaaattaacaggaaattgtgCACCCTTTCTGAAGTGGCTATTTAGAATAAGCAGTATCTtaagctgtttcaaaagtatttgcattagttgacaaattttgcaatATAACTATTCCCCGTATATCTACAGAATATCACTATAAAgttataaattaagctcaattgcatttgcagcatactgtaatattgataaccacaaaaagtaatttcgaattctctccttttctttagacaaaaaaaaaaaaaaagcatacagtaacgtcgtaaaccctgtaatcccacatGTAAGATGTGCTCCCACCTCTGGTTGTAAAGTAAATCATTGTGAGACAGTCTTGCTAGCTTTATACatccacttaaaaaaaacaaaaaacattgtgaaTTATGGACACATATACTGTAGGAATGTCATGAAATTCTTTGAAATCACTTGGAGGACTATTTAAACATCATGGTGTATAAatgtggtaatcattcagtaccatggtattcatcAAATATCgaggtattaccatctgatgtcATCGTACATTTCATAAGGGTCATATTGAACCCTGTCTTCCGCTGGTCACTCATCTTTTCCTGTCCCTGACCGAAGTGTCTGTATAGATGATGAAAAGTGATCAGAGAAGGTGGTGAGCTTTGTGGGCTGAAAGACCTCCTGCAACATAGACCCTTCAACACAGTAGAGTTTCATAATTAGAAGTGTGCAAGAGGACAAGATGAAGTTCATTTATCTAGCTGCTTTTCTTTGCTCTCTGGTGGTGATGGGTGTTGAGTTAGCAGGTACGTTTTGGTCATTTTAATTCTGAAGCTTTTTAGTAATAAACATAATGGTCTGagtttagttttaaaatgtagagaaagagaatgagaaagagagaagtgAGAGACAGATTTAAGATTGTGCCTCtgaaaatgatgtgtgttgtaacCTGAATGcttgtgtgcttttttttaaaaaagggaaTGATGGCCCAGAACCAAACTGTTGTTCAACGGTTAAAGACACCAGAATACTACTAACAAACATCAAAAGATACAGAATTCAAAACACACCACCTTGTTCTATCAGAGCTGTAGTGTAAGTTTAACTCGCTCATTGTATTACAATGGTCTTGGTTTGTGTCACTGATATCACACAGGTTATCCTTCATTGTGATAATCTACTATTGCTGTAGAGCATAGATGAACAAAAGGACAGATGAACaggttcaaattttttttttttttttttcctctccacaGGTTCATGACTGTGTGGAGTAAAAGTATATGCTCTGATCCAGAAGATAGCTGGGCCAAGTGGGCTATGTGCGAGGTGGATAGAAGAACATCTAACAAACAGCCTGCCGATGGGTGCAGGATAATATCTCCAACTTCTCCAATCAGCACCTTAACTCCAGTGAGTACAGAGAGCACACAATTCTCTGTGGGTACTACGACACCTGGACCCGAGAAAAATACATCACAGATCACATACAGCACATATAAAGCGACAAACAAAGTAACAACCCTTGCAGTGGTCACCACTCTGTCACCTACatacagagagaaagaaatgtcCAAGGACTATAAAGGTGACAGTTTATTTAATTGTATGTCTTAatgtggaataaaaaaataaaatatattggtgATATGTTTGGTCTTTGACAGAAAATGTGTAGGCCTACATTTACATGCGTAAAACAATGTTgttgtttaatattattattattactattattattatatacattgaTCAGtcttgtgttttctttttcacaCAGTTGTTACCTCTGCAGAAGAGTGCTGCTTGACAGTAACAAAAAACAATCCAGTGTTTCATGAAATTGTGGACTACAGAGTTCAAGAAACACCACTGTGCTCTTTTAGAGCTATACAGTAAGTTTACAATagcataatgtcacaatgtaaagttTTAAGTATTGAATAAGATTCACAATACTCATGGTTTTTGCAGAGTTCAGTTGCTAAACAGATGcattaataaatgtatacataatttAATGATAAAAGCCATAATAccaaaaataatcattaaaataaataaattaattaataaaaataatcaggTAAAAGAAAAGATGTACGGGAGACCagagctagttgtcacacaggaaAGTTTTCACAAGAGCTATAGTAACtataagatttggagtcaaaagtccaattacacaaatatgtgttttctctagcagtgtgTTTTCTGGTTTTTGAACTCCTAATTCAAAACCCTCCTAAATAAGGATAATTTTGTGAATTCTGTCCTCCAAACGAATAATTCAaaatcattgtattttttttaatatctgggtaaacaagtgaatacAATGAAACAACGCTTGCATACACCggcatatatttttattaattttttctggGCAAAATAGCTTTTTTGAAGTCAAAACTTAAAGGTACGTTCATATGCAGAAATTgacttgaaaaataaaccatgaaaaatattcactggagtgagAGTTTGACAATTAACCCCGGTCTCCCCTAATTAGTTTTTTTCCACTTACAGATTCCAGaccataataaataaaatcatatgtTCAGATCCAGAAAATAAATGGGCTAAAAATGCAATGATGGATGTGGATAAAAGAAAGATAACCACAGAGGCTCACATAACAAGTAAACTGTCCTCTTTGAGTACTATGACACAGAGCACTGCAGGTGAAACAAAGTGGATCTCAATTACAGCTGTGTCACCAACAGAGAAAACTATGACAGAGACGATGTTCAGAACACCCAGACTGGatggtttgttttatttaaatatggctaaatgtgaaataaaaaaaaaatattggtgatGATATGTTTGGTCTTTGACATAAAATGTGTAGGCCTATATTGgcatgtgtaaaaatgtttttttttttttttacttattgccTTACGTTGATATGCCTTGTGTTCTCTTTATCATACAGTTGTAACCTCTGCAAAAGCGTGCTGCTTGACAGTTACAAAAAACAAACCAGTGTTTCATGAAATTGTGGACTACACAGTTCAAGAAACATCACTGTGCTCTATCAGAGCTGTCGTGTAAGTTCAGTTCtgtttaaatcaaataaaagcaAGGTCCCATTTTCTTCAAATTACTGTTTACTTGGCCACCATCACACATTTTGGATTTATCAATGTTATATTTCTACTATTAATTAATTGCTTATTCTTACTGGTCTTTgaagaaaattatgttttaaattccaaacaatattttatatacaaatttACAGATTCATAACTATGGAGAGTAAGACCATTTGTTCTTCTCCAAAGGAGAACTGGGTTCAGGATTACATACAGAACTtgaacagaagaagaaaaacaactgaaacaaCAGATAATGACAAAGAGTTCATTATCACAAGAACCAAACCAATAGAGCAGAACCCAAGACATTCTACTGAAACCACAGAGACAGCAACAGCAATGTCATTGTCATCTATGATGAATGACCCATTTCACAACACCAATAATTTATTTTGCGTAAAGAAGGAGCCAGCTAAATACCCCAGCTCTTATTTTTGTATCAAGCAGCCTTAATACTGAGCCTAGTTCTTTGAAAACTTTGGACAGCTACAGTATTTATAGCTTTATGGCAGTGTGGTTATGGAAGTGAGGCTGTAGAGGATGTTTTCTCCAGAGTCAACACACCGATTTCGCTGACTGATTATTCATCAATTCTCTATTTAATTCACTGATCAGATTGATTTGAGTGAtcacttttattttttgtattttttctatgtaaataaacAGTTTACAAGTAACACATTATGTTGTATGGTAGCCTATGTTTTTTGAATGTCAGGTGCTGCAGAAAGCTTATTTGGTAAAGACTGAACTAAGGTGTTTGAATGTctaaggtgcaatatgtaacttttgacaaacatttttaaatctcCAGTCATACCAGAGGactagaattttttttgttttttgttctacaTAAGGCAGGTCACTCCATCATGTctgctgccatgttgagatcacataacCAACTGACTACTCTCCCATTTGCACCTGCTCAGTGGCAGGACTTAAAGTATTAGCAAGCATTCTAACTGTAACAATATTATGAATCAACTTTTTTTACAGGGACTCAAGTTAGGCTGATGTACAGTGATGCCCAGTAGCTTTTCTTTAGTTTACTATAAGTTTGCATTGATGACCTCTTGAGTGCATTATAAAGTGCAACATAGCTGTCACTACTTCCTCTCGGCTAACAAAGTGTGATGTTGCTGTGGTGTACCATTTCTCATCTGCACCAGTACTATGTACaaatagaccagaggacattatATGCCGTGTATCTCTTAAGCGATTTCAAAACAGGAAATGCGCATGTGGTTATTCATTTAGCACCTCATATTTACTTTTACATAATAACAGAAAGAACCTGCATAGTAAATAAGACCATAGTAAACTAACTTATAAATGTTTaacttattttttttgtattattattatttttttttttataatctcaTTGAATAATGTGCATTTGTTTGTTCTGAATATCATGAAGAGAAAACTGTCATATCAAAGTAGCATCTCACATGTCTCATTTTAAGTGTAGGTGAGTGATGGGTGGGAGCTTTTTTTTTGGTTTAAGGCCTCATTGAAACGTGGAATATCCCATTTGGGGTGAATTAAACGACTGTGGTTTCATGACTGCAGCCCCTTTAAGGCCTTTGTAGTTTCCACACACACTCAACAGACCCACATTTTATACTGATGCTTTCAAAGTGCACAATGCTCCATTTGCTgcatgaaagtaaaaaaaattcaattttgctGTTACATTGTACTTCAAAGCCTTCTCTATCTTGTGTGCATATGCTAGTTCTGTAAGCACATATGGTAACATGAGTGAGGCCTCTGATATTTTGTGAATATGTAGTAGAGTAAATTATTGTGATTTAGGTCTATAGGTATAGACAAGGATATAGGGATAATATATGAAATGGTAATCATTTAGTATTGTGGTATTTAAAAAAGTACCGTGGTCATAACTCCTGATAACATTGTAGCAAGGTACCGCCACAGTTCTTTTTTTTGTAATAGTCCTATTGAAGCTTAAACactgttttaaattaattttaactgaaatatcactccattcaaacattttaatGCTTAGATCACAAAGTTTAAACAAAGATTGATTATCAGAAGGCCACGTGAACTAAATTCAGCCACGTTGAATGATCCATGTGAATGATGTAACCCCTTATTCTCCGCAGAGTGGTTGAGTGCatcactctctttctttctatgtgTTCCACTGCTCACTCATCTTTTCCTGTCCCTGACTGAGGTGTCTGTGGGTCTAGGTGATGAAGACAAGTGATCAAAGAAGGTGGTGAGCTTTGTGGGCTGAAAGACCTCCTGCAACATAGACCCTTCAACACAGTAGAGTTTCATAATTAGAAGTGTGCAAGAGGACAAGATGAAGTTCATTTATCTAGCTGCTTTTCTTTGCTCTCTGGTGGTGATGGGTGTTGTGTTAGCAGGTACGTTTTGGTCATTTTAATTCTGAAGCTTTTTAGTAATAAACATAATGGTCTGagtttagttttaaaatgtagagaaagagaatgagaaagagagaagtgAGAGACAGATTTAAGATTGTGCCTCtgaaaatgatgtgtgttgtaacCTGAATgcttgtgtgctttttttttttaaaagggaatgATGGCCCAGAACCAAACTGTTGTTTAATGGTTAAAGACACCAGAATACTACTAACAAACATCAAAAGATACAGAATGCAAAACACACCACCTTGTTCTATCAAAGCTGTAGTGTAAGTTTAACTCGCTCATTTTATTACAATGGTCTTGGTTTGTGTCACTGATATCACACAGGTTATCCTTCATTGTGATAATCTACTATTGCTGTAGAGCATAGATGAACAAAAGGACAGATGAACaggttcacattttttttttttttttttttcctctccacaGGTTCATGACTGTGCGGAGTAAAAGTATATGCTCTGATCCAGAAGATAGCTGGGCCAAGTGGGCTATGTGCGAGGTGGATAGAAGAACATCTAACAAACAGCCTGCCGATGGGTGCAGGATAATATCTCCAACTTCTCCAATCAGCACCTTAACTCCAGTGAGTACAGAGAGCACACAGTTCTCTGTGGGTACTACGACATCTGGACCTGAGAAAAATACATCACAGATCACATACAGCACATATAAAGCGACAAACAAAGTAACAACCCTTGCAGTGGTCACCACCACACCCCCACCTATGTCCACAAGGACTTCAAAGGAGAAAGTGACCTCAGCAAAACCTACTACCAAAACAACTGTTGAAGAACCTTCAACTACAACATCTTCATTGCCAATCACTCTGACCACCACTCGACGTGGACTTACAACACCATTGCCAGTGGATGTCAAAGAAAATACCATCTCAAAGACAACGgacaaaatacaaaatgtttcAGGGGGAaagaatctgaaaaataaaaatataatgaagaaaaaaagaggtaaaagcAAGAAACAACTTCACAAATTTcagatgaaattaaaaaaaaaagagtaaacatTCAATCTAAAATATTTGTTGGAACTGAAGCTGGACTAGGTAAATCATATGAATATTTTACAGTTGAAGAATGTTGAAGGTACTCAGGAAATGTGAGGTTATGTGAGGCCAAAGCACTACATAGTATCCATGCTAcatgtctaatgttaaaaaaaaaaaaaaaaaaatgtgtgtggatTCTGAAATAATGTACAATAATTTGCTTTATTTTTGAGTGTTAGTAActtaataaatatttgtatgtatgtatatattattataaaatccataccaattattttatttatattaggcCATCATGAGAAATGCCTTGCATTGTAAACATCACTTGTGCTTCTTACATAAAATATTTGAGCAACAGATATGTGTGTTACAGTTTCACCACAAGGGGACACACTCATCCAGAGCTGCAGTGTTGGGTATCTGCACTTCAAATCCTGCATCTGAACATTGTAGTAGTCTGAGGCCCTTAATATCTCAAAATCAACAGAGTTATATCAGGAA contains the following coding sequences:
- the LOC127442277 gene encoding uncharacterized protein LOC127442277 isoform X3; its protein translation is MKFIYLAAFLCSLVVMGVELAGNDGPEPNCCSTVKDTRILLTNIKRYRIQNTPPCSIRAVVFMTVWSKSICSDPEDSWAKWAMCEVDRRTSNKQPADGCRIISPTSPISTLTPVSTESTQFSVGTTTPGPEKNTSQITYSTYKATNKVTTLAVVTTLSPTYREKEMSKDYKVVTSAEECCLTVTKNNPVFHEIVDYRVQETPLCSFRAIQFQTIINKIICSDPENKWAKNAMMDVDKRKITTEAHITSKLSSLSTMTQSTAGETKWISITAVSPTEKTMTETMFRTPRLDVVTSAKACCLTVTKNKPVFHEIVDYTVQETSLCSIRAVVRTGFRITYRT
- the LOC127442277 gene encoding uncharacterized protein LOC127442277 isoform X1; this translates as MKFIYLAAFLCSLVVMGVELAGNDGPEPNCCSTVKDTRILLTNIKRYRIQNTPPCSIRAVVFMTVWSKSICSDPEDSWAKWAMCEVDRRTSNKQPADGCRIISPTSPISTLTPVSTESTQFSVGTTTPGPEKNTSQITYSTYKATNKVTTLAVVTTLSPTYREKEMSKDYKVVTSAEECCLTVTKNNPVFHEIVDYRVQETPLCSFRAIQFQTIINKIICSDPENKWAKNAMMDVDKRKITTEAHITSKLSSLSTMTQSTAGETKWISITAVSPTEKTMTETMFRTPRLDVVTSAKACCLTVTKNKPVFHEIVDYTVQETSLCSIRAVVFITMESKTICSSPKENWVQDYIQNLNRRRKTTETTDNDKEFIITRTKPIEQNPRHSTETTETATAMSLSSMMNDPFHNTNNLFCVKKEPAKYPSSYFCIKQP
- the LOC127442277 gene encoding uncharacterized protein LOC127442277 isoform X2, yielding MKFIYLAAFLCSLVVMGVELAGNDGPEPNCCSTVKDTRILLTNIKRYRIQNTPPCSIRAVVFMTVWSKSICSDPEDSWAKWAMCEVDRRTSNKQPADGCRIISPTSPISTLTPVSTESTQFSVGTTTPGPEKNTSQITYSTYKATNKVTTLAVVTTLSPTYREKEMSKDYKVVTSAEECCLTVTKNNPVFHEIVDYRVQETPLCSFRAIHTMTQSTAGETKWISITAVSPTEKTMTETMFRTPRLDVVTSAKACCLTVTKNKPVFHEIVDYTVQETSLCSIRAVVFITMESKTICSSPKENWVQDYIQNLNRRRKTTETTDNDKEFIITRTKPIEQNPRHSTETTETATAMSLSSMMNDPFHNTNNLFCVKKEPAKYPSSYFCIKQP
- the LOC127442274 gene encoding uncharacterized protein LOC127442274: MKFIYLAAFLCSLVVMGVVLAGNDGPEPNCCLMVKDTRILLTNIKRYRMQNTPPCSIKAVVFMTVRSKSICSDPEDSWAKWAMCEVDRRTSNKQPADGCRIISPTSPISTLTPVSTESTQFSVGTTTSGPEKNTSQITYSTYKATNKVTTLAVVTTTPPPMSTRTSKEKVTSAKPTTKTTVEEPSTTTSSLPITLTTTRRGLTTPLPVDVKENTISKTTDKIQNVSGGKNLKNKNIMKKKRVSPQGDTLIQSCSVGYLHFKSCI